In one Methylobacterium sp. SyP6R genomic region, the following are encoded:
- a CDS encoding CHAT domain-containing protein, which translates to MAVLWCRDGQIILDGAREERRPFEAADADFLNDQSAAYTRALTLPKPAGTLLAIGKALHDWLDRKDLLAPIIGESGPVSLDLAVAVRPDAKARAFVAAPWELLTDASGLHLAFDATRAYSPARRFGAPGTPWEPAHRDLSVLFMAAAPEGVSDLDYEREEALILDAVERLPVQLAVEESGALGPLADRLALEGPFEVLHLTCHGDLDEGRGVLALEDDKGGLDPVTAGRLCEAMGSHRPPLAMVSACRSAEQAGAAVPLALALMEAGLPQVIGWAGSVYDSDAIVFARALYEALGRRETVPAAAAIARRALVEALQRDPEGTGRHWHLARVHLGPHGGGPLCANGQPPRPRPLGDKPFLDRKQQVPVAAPALYVGRRREAQAVLRAFSAFDGPAGVLVRGMGRLGKSSLAARIARRRPDLRSAVVFGRYDARAIFDELIEAIDARHRAALRTAWLDEIARDPQALKDAIEAILTGPAAAPDRAAGHQPILLVIDDLERILEPPRPGETRTRVKAEARAPLKAVIEAFAAARTLTESRLLLTSRYTFSLPASRGDVADDLLDLQLPPLTEGQRRKLAWAELSRGVLDAEVSEDAEVLAGRAREAAAGNPGLQALLTRPIPSDPGRAEAAIAAVESYRGSGAMPAGDVGQFFNELALTTYRDALTVEEARAMRAARAFTLPVPRAVMETAAGVLGVLAPPPALNRLNGLGCLDLFRDGETTNFAVNALAAPLFAEPEACELAGIARAVVTALVPAWRNREGRLRRGPEAVELLRLAEVAGNVPDILVEAATAAAGWAWFHHHDAHRGFALVQKAIAESSKSDINYKFHMLLIGIECADRLGDGATQDLLIEHGACLDSDPDHAGRARFLTRYGDRLKQKGQLDEARSAYLLAGAQFEEMGDTRSYAVTRGLIADILSIRGEWDEALRIRRKEELPIYEKFGDMRSRAVATAQIADIFLARGDIDEALRLYEDEVLSIFVSLGDIRSQVVTWGRIADVMFERGNLARSLQIYQTKQLPALKNLGDIVEVATTFGKIANVIFLQGDLNESLRIRREEQLPVYERLGHVRLRTMTIGQIADVLSMRGDLDEALRIRLEEELPVYEQLGDAHSRAVALANVAEVLLEKGNLDGALQIYNQEVLPTFERLEDRGEYAVTLGWVVKVLLQLGRFDEGLDICLEKQLPIYKELGDMTGVCHVYLHAAKIRIAKGIYNQACAQIVLEDLNEAYRIAEHIGRADAIAAVGEEFGKLLSQIGAATEAAIVLSRSAGAYRKLGHDAQAAEIDALIAALPQPPAEPTS; encoded by the coding sequence ATGGCGGTACTGTGGTGCAGGGACGGCCAGATCATCCTCGACGGCGCGCGCGAGGAGCGCCGCCCGTTCGAGGCCGCCGACGCGGATTTCCTCAATGACCAGAGTGCCGCCTATACCAGGGCGCTGACGCTTCCGAAGCCGGCCGGGACGCTTCTGGCGATCGGCAAGGCCCTGCACGATTGGCTCGACCGCAAGGATCTGCTGGCGCCGATCATCGGTGAGAGCGGGCCGGTCTCCCTCGACCTGGCGGTGGCGGTTCGGCCCGACGCGAAGGCCCGCGCCTTCGTGGCGGCACCCTGGGAACTCCTGACCGACGCGAGCGGCCTCCACCTCGCCTTCGACGCCACCCGCGCCTACAGCCCGGCCCGGCGCTTCGGCGCCCCCGGCACGCCGTGGGAACCGGCCCACCGCGACCTCTCGGTGCTGTTCATGGCGGCGGCGCCGGAGGGCGTGTCGGACCTCGATTACGAGCGCGAGGAGGCGCTGATCCTCGACGCGGTCGAGCGCCTGCCGGTGCAGCTCGCCGTGGAGGAGAGCGGCGCGCTCGGGCCCCTGGCCGACCGCCTCGCCCTGGAAGGCCCGTTCGAGGTGCTGCACCTCACCTGCCACGGCGACCTCGATGAAGGGCGCGGCGTGCTCGCCCTGGAGGACGACAAGGGCGGGCTCGACCCCGTCACCGCCGGTCGGCTCTGCGAGGCGATGGGGAGCCACCGGCCGCCGCTGGCCATGGTCTCGGCCTGCCGCAGCGCCGAGCAGGCCGGCGCCGCCGTGCCGCTGGCGCTTGCCCTGATGGAAGCCGGCCTGCCGCAAGTGATCGGCTGGGCCGGCTCGGTCTACGATTCCGATGCCATCGTGTTCGCCCGCGCGCTCTATGAAGCACTCGGCCGACGCGAGACCGTGCCGGCCGCCGCGGCAATCGCCCGGCGGGCGCTGGTCGAGGCGTTGCAACGGGACCCGGAGGGCACCGGGCGGCACTGGCACCTCGCCCGGGTCCATCTCGGGCCGCATGGCGGCGGGCCGCTCTGCGCCAACGGCCAGCCGCCGCGGCCGCGGCCGCTGGGCGACAAGCCGTTCCTCGACCGCAAGCAGCAGGTGCCGGTGGCGGCCCCCGCTCTCTATGTCGGGAGGCGGCGGGAGGCGCAGGCGGTCCTGCGGGCCTTCTCGGCGTTCGACGGGCCGGCCGGCGTGCTGGTGCGCGGCATGGGCCGGCTCGGCAAGTCGAGCCTCGCCGCCCGCATCGCCCGGCGCCGGCCCGACCTGCGCAGTGCCGTGGTGTTCGGCCGCTACGACGCCCGGGCGATCTTCGACGAACTGATCGAGGCCATCGATGCCCGCCACCGCGCCGCCCTGCGCACAGCCTGGCTCGACGAGATTGCCCGCGATCCGCAGGCCCTGAAGGACGCGATCGAGGCAATCCTGACCGGCCCGGCCGCCGCGCCCGACCGGGCCGCCGGCCACCAGCCGATCCTCCTCGTCATCGACGACCTCGAGCGCATCCTGGAGCCGCCGCGGCCCGGCGAGACCCGCACCCGCGTCAAGGCCGAGGCGCGGGCGCCGCTCAAGGCGGTGATCGAGGCCTTCGCGGCGGCCCGGACCCTGACCGAGTCCCGCCTGCTCCTCACCAGCCGCTACACGTTCAGCCTGCCCGCCTCCCGCGGCGATGTCGCCGACGACCTGCTCGACCTACAATTGCCGCCCCTGACCGAGGGCCAGCGTCGCAAGCTCGCCTGGGCCGAGTTGAGCCGCGGTGTTCTGGACGCCGAGGTGAGCGAGGACGCGGAGGTTTTGGCGGGGCGGGCGCGTGAGGCGGCGGCGGGCAATCCCGGCCTCCAAGCCCTCCTCACCCGGCCGATTCCGAGCGACCCGGGTAGGGCCGAGGCCGCCATTGCAGCCGTCGAGAGCTACCGAGGAAGCGGCGCAATGCCGGCGGGCGATGTCGGTCAGTTCTTCAACGAGTTGGCGCTGACCACCTATCGCGACGCCCTGACGGTGGAGGAGGCCCGCGCCATGCGGGCGGCCCGCGCCTTCACGCTGCCGGTGCCGCGGGCGGTGATGGAGACAGCAGCGGGTGTACTCGGGGTTCTGGCACCCCCGCCCGCGCTCAACCGTCTGAACGGTCTCGGCTGCCTCGACCTGTTCCGGGACGGCGAGACGACGAACTTCGCCGTCAACGCGCTGGCAGCCCCGCTCTTCGCGGAACCCGAGGCATGCGAATTAGCAGGAATCGCACGTGCCGTTGTTACAGCTCTGGTGCCAGCATGGAGAAATCGTGAAGGGCGGTTGCGCCGAGGACCAGAAGCTGTTGAACTTCTCCGCCTCGCGGAAGTAGCAGGCAACGTACCAGATATCCTTGTTGAAGCAGCAACGGCCGCTGCTGGATGGGCTTGGTTTCATCACCACGATGCCCACCGAGGATTCGCATTGGTTCAAAAAGCGATTGCAGAATCATCAAAATCAGACATTAATTATAAATTTCATATGCTCTTGATTGGCATCGAATGCGCTGACCGCCTTGGCGATGGAGCTACGCAAGATCTTCTTATTGAGCATGGGGCATGCCTTGACTCCGATCCAGACCATGCCGGCCGAGCCCGCTTCTTGACCCGATATGGCGATCGGCTGAAGCAAAAAGGGCAACTTGACGAAGCCAGGAGCGCATATCTACTTGCGGGCGCACAATTTGAGGAAATGGGAGATACACGGTCATATGCCGTGACACGAGGTCTAATAGCAGATATTTTATCAATACGTGGCGAGTGGGACGAAGCGCTACGTATCCGGCGGAAAGAAGAACTGCCAATATATGAAAAATTTGGCGATATGCGTTCTCGCGCTGTGGCGACTGCTCAAATCGCGGATATTTTTCTTGCGCGCGGAGATATAGACGAGGCGTTACGGCTTTATGAAGACGAAGTATTATCGATTTTTGTGAGCCTTGGGGATATACGTTCGCAAGTGGTGACTTGGGGAAGGATTGCAGATGTTATGTTCGAGCGCGGCAATCTTGCTAGATCACTACAAATTTATCAAACAAAACAATTGCCTGCCTTGAAAAATTTAGGCGACATTGTTGAGGTAGCAACGACTTTTGGTAAGATCGCCAATGTTATTTTCCTGCAGGGCGACTTAAACGAATCATTGCGAATTCGTCGAGAAGAGCAGTTACCAGTATACGAACGATTGGGACACGTACGCTTGCGTACTATGACAATCGGCCAGATCGCAGACGTACTGTCCATGCGTGGCGATCTAGACGAAGCGTTGCGGATTCGTTTGGAGGAAGAGCTACCAGTCTATGAGCAGCTAGGCGATGCACACTCACGCGCTGTGGCACTAGCGAATGTCGCCGAAGTGCTGCTGGAGAAAGGCAATCTCGATGGCGCTCTGCAAATCTATAATCAAGAGGTATTGCCAACCTTCGAACGTCTAGAAGATAGAGGTGAGTATGCCGTCACACTTGGCTGGGTCGTCAAGGTGCTGCTCCAGCTCGGACGGTTCGATGAAGGGTTGGACATTTGCCTAGAAAAGCAGCTC
- a CDS encoding manganese catalase family protein, with translation MFMRIDRLQAELPQPKRPDPNAAAALQELLGGKYGEMSTLGNYMFQSFNFRDKSKLRPFYSLVSSIFMEELGHVELVSTGVAMLNNGPGDPTPDVDVSKAPFHDMQDVRLAGSFLSNGGGAMPMNANAASWNMDMVTTTGNIIIDLLHNFHLECGARIHKLRVYETLKDPTGREVCGYLLVRGSVHAHAYALALKKLTGVAIEQMLPTPNINLDRIPECQKYLQEGSHRRLYRFNSPDYPEAAGVWSNDEVALPGDPPGKLEVVDGAPEGGKIPELDGNYGAFAPNYKPEEIFEIASKLYKKSR, from the coding sequence ATGTTCATGAGGATCGATCGCCTGCAGGCCGAGCTGCCGCAGCCCAAGAGGCCCGACCCGAATGCCGCCGCCGCCCTGCAGGAGCTGCTCGGCGGCAAGTACGGCGAGATGTCGACGCTCGGCAACTACATGTTCCAGAGCTTCAATTTTCGCGACAAGTCCAAGCTGCGGCCGTTCTACAGCCTGGTCTCCAGCATCTTCATGGAGGAGCTCGGCCATGTCGAATTGGTCTCGACCGGCGTGGCGATGCTCAACAACGGCCCCGGCGACCCGACGCCGGATGTCGACGTGTCGAAGGCGCCGTTCCACGACATGCAGGACGTGCGGCTGGCCGGCAGCTTCCTCAGCAACGGCGGCGGCGCGATGCCGATGAACGCGAACGCCGCGTCGTGGAACATGGACATGGTCACCACGACCGGGAACATCATCATCGACCTCCTGCACAACTTTCACCTCGAATGCGGCGCGCGCATCCATAAGCTCAGGGTCTACGAGACGCTGAAGGACCCGACCGGGCGCGAGGTCTGCGGCTACCTGCTGGTGCGCGGCTCGGTGCACGCCCACGCCTATGCGCTGGCGCTGAAGAAGCTCACGGGGGTGGCGATCGAGCAGATGCTGCCGACGCCCAACATCAACCTCGACCGCATCCCCGAATGCCAGAAATACCTGCAGGAGGGCAGCCACCGCCGGCTCTACCGCTTCAACTCGCCGGATTATCCGGAAGCCGCCGGGGTGTGGTCGAACGACGAGGTGGCCTTGCCGGGCGATCCGCCGGGCAAGCTGGAGGTGGTCGACGGCGCGCCCGAGGGCGGCAAGATCCCGGAGCTCGACGGCAATTACGGCGCCTTCGCGCCGAACTACAAGCCGGAGGAGATCTTCGAGATCGCGAGCAAGCTCTACAAGAAGAGCCGCTGA
- a CDS encoding leucine-rich repeat-containing protein kinase family protein produces MTLPPATAARLEALRRGDLAGIRELRLPGGPEGRLSEMPPEILGLADTLELLDLGQNDLTALPADLGRLRRLRVLFCSGNRFDRLPPVLGDCTALSQVGFRGSGIAEVPAESLSPALRWLTLTDNRIAALPASLGDRPLLQKLMLAGNRLRALPESLRDAQNLELLRIAANGFEALPACLTALPRLAWLSWAGNPFEDRAAPSAVAAIPVAWRDLTIGPLLGEGASGRVMRAAWRPEGTGEARPVALKLFKGAMTSDGLPEREMAACLAAGAHPHLTGGLGRLADHPDGTQGLLMPLLPEGWRVLAGPPSLESCSRDVYEPGLRLTQAASLRLARGVASGAVHLHASGFGHGDLYAHNVLWDGTHGEAVLSDLGAASALPSGPEGEVLQRLDVRAFGLLLEELRTIAPLAHPAAEALAQACTGEPAARPGMAEVLGALDGLIRESGPA; encoded by the coding sequence ATGACCCTGCCGCCCGCGACGGCGGCACGCCTCGAAGCCCTGCGCCGGGGCGACCTCGCCGGAATCCGGGAGCTGCGGCTTCCCGGCGGGCCGGAGGGTCGCCTCTCCGAGATGCCGCCCGAGATCCTCGGTCTCGCCGACACGCTCGAACTGCTCGATCTCGGCCAGAACGACCTGACCGCGCTGCCTGCCGATCTCGGCCGCCTGCGCCGGCTCCGGGTGCTGTTCTGCTCCGGCAACCGCTTCGACCGGCTGCCGCCGGTGCTGGGCGATTGTACGGCTTTGAGCCAGGTGGGGTTTCGCGGCTCCGGCATCGCCGAGGTGCCGGCGGAATCCCTGTCCCCGGCTCTGCGCTGGCTCACCCTCACCGACAACCGCATCGCCGCCCTGCCCGCTTCCCTGGGCGACCGGCCGCTGCTGCAGAAGCTGATGCTGGCGGGCAACCGCCTGCGCGCCCTGCCGGAGAGCTTGAGGGACGCGCAGAACCTCGAACTCCTGCGCATCGCCGCCAACGGATTCGAGGCGCTGCCCGCCTGCCTCACCGCCCTGCCGCGCCTCGCCTGGCTGTCCTGGGCCGGCAACCCGTTCGAGGATCGGGCGGCGCCGTCCGCGGTGGCGGCGATACCGGTCGCCTGGCGCGATCTCACAATCGGCCCTCTCCTCGGCGAGGGCGCCTCCGGGCGGGTGATGCGGGCGGCATGGCGGCCAGAGGGAACCGGTGAGGCACGACCCGTCGCCCTCAAGCTGTTCAAGGGCGCGATGACCAGCGACGGCCTGCCGGAGCGCGAGATGGCGGCCTGCCTGGCGGCAGGCGCGCATCCGCACCTCACCGGCGGCCTCGGCCGCCTCGCCGACCATCCGGACGGGACGCAAGGGCTTTTGATGCCGCTCCTGCCGGAGGGCTGGCGGGTGCTCGCCGGGCCGCCGAGCCTGGAGAGCTGCAGCCGCGACGTCTACGAGCCCGGCCTCCGGCTCACGCAAGCGGCGTCCTTACGCCTCGCCCGCGGGGTGGCATCGGGCGCTGTCCACTTGCACGCCAGCGGCTTCGGCCACGGCGACCTCTATGCCCACAACGTCCTGTGGGACGGAACGCACGGCGAGGCAGTGCTGAGCGATCTCGGCGCGGCCTCCGCCCTGCCCTCGGGGCCCGAGGGCGAGGTCCTGCAACGGCTCGACGTGCGGGCCTTCGGGCTGCTCCTCGAGGAATTGCGGACCATCGCTCCCCTCGCCCACCCGGCCGCCGAGGCCCTGGCGCAGGCCTGCACCGGGGAGCCTGCTGCGCGCCCCGGCATGGCCGAGGTGCTGGGTGCCCTCGACGGGCTCATCAGGGAATCGGGGCCGGCCTGA
- a CDS encoding class I SAM-dependent methyltransferase, with protein sequence MRPGSLSLDAFLARRAADRRLARLTHDMTLPEARGLEFGPGDNPVPLPAGVQVAYVDHALDASAGLPGAAPIDHAWAGSGSLAAIVGPEPYDVAIAAQVAQYVPNLLGWLKGIHGVLRAGGVLNLSLPDKRFMFDAARPVSTLAELVEADLVGLTRPSPRQVFAHASEARAVAPAQIWAGEDPAAAPRLAGGTALAHAHAEASAALAENRYVPCHCWVFTPEAFLDLVAGATRLGLFPFVLNRIGATEVGGFEFYVSMRRDGEEEPGALRRLQEGAIDHLGRVLAQQRRTATLLAGG encoded by the coding sequence ATGAGACCCGGCTCCCTCTCCCTCGACGCCTTCCTGGCCCGCCGCGCCGCCGACCGGCGGCTGGCGCGGCTGACCCACGACATGACGCTGCCGGAGGCGCGCGGGCTGGAATTCGGGCCCGGGGACAACCCCGTCCCCCTGCCCGCGGGCGTGCAGGTCGCTTATGTCGACCACGCCCTCGACGCGAGCGCCGGGCTGCCCGGCGCCGCGCCGATCGACCATGCCTGGGCGGGATCCGGCTCCCTCGCGGCGATCGTCGGGCCGGAGCCCTACGACGTCGCCATCGCCGCGCAGGTGGCCCAATACGTGCCGAACCTCCTCGGCTGGCTCAAGGGCATCCACGGGGTGCTGCGGGCCGGGGGCGTGCTCAACCTGTCGCTGCCGGACAAGCGCTTCATGTTCGACGCCGCGCGGCCGGTGAGCACCCTGGCCGAGCTGGTCGAGGCGGACCTCGTCGGCTTGACGCGGCCGAGCCCGCGCCAGGTCTTCGCCCATGCGAGCGAGGCGCGGGCGGTGGCGCCGGCGCAGATCTGGGCCGGCGAGGACCCGGCGGCCGCGCCGCGCCTCGCCGGCGGCACGGCCCTGGCGCACGCCCATGCGGAGGCCTCCGCGGCGCTCGCCGAAAACCGTTACGTGCCGTGCCATTGCTGGGTGTTCACCCCGGAGGCGTTCCTGGACCTGGTGGCGGGAGCGACGCGGCTCGGGCTGTTCCCGTTCGTGCTGAACCGGATCGGCGCGACGGAGGTGGGCGGGTTCGAGTTCTACGTCTCGATGCGGCGCGACGGGGAAGAGGAGCCCGGCGCCTTACGCCGGCTGCAGGAGGGGGCGATCGACCATCTCGGCCGCGTCCTGGCGCAGCAGCGCCGGACCGCGACGCTGCTGGCCGGCGGTTGA
- a CDS encoding SDR family NAD(P)-dependent oxidoreductase, with protein MTSAVVVGASGGIGRALVAALAAGGAHETVFALSRSAAPHPGLVQPSLVQPSLVQPLPVKSLPVDVTDEESIAAAAQAIEAAGPVGLVLVASGILHGPGVSPEKALKALDPAAMAAVMAVNAIGPALVAKHLLPLMPRRGRSVFAALSARVGSIGDNRLGGWYAYRASKAALNQVLRTLAVETARTHPELIVAGLHPGTVQTALSRPFRPDPGPGLFPPQESAAHLLRVLDGLRSRDSGGVFAWDGQPIPP; from the coding sequence ATGACGAGCGCGGTCGTCGTCGGCGCCTCGGGCGGGATCGGCCGCGCCCTCGTCGCGGCGCTCGCCGCGGGCGGGGCGCACGAAACCGTGTTCGCCCTGTCGCGCTCGGCCGCGCCGCACCCCGGTCTCGTGCAGCCCAGTCTCGTGCAGCCCAGTCTCGTGCAGCCCTTGCCCGTCAAATCCCTGCCCGTCGACGTCACGGACGAGGAGTCCATCGCGGCGGCGGCGCAGGCCATCGAGGCGGCCGGGCCGGTGGGGCTCGTCCTCGTCGCCAGCGGCATCCTGCACGGGCCGGGCGTCTCGCCCGAGAAGGCGCTCAAGGCCCTGGACCCGGCCGCGATGGCCGCCGTGATGGCCGTCAACGCGATCGGTCCGGCCCTGGTGGCCAAGCACCTCCTCCCCCTGATGCCGCGCCGCGGGCGGAGCGTCTTCGCCGCCCTCTCGGCCCGGGTCGGCTCGATCGGCGACAACCGCCTGGGGGGATGGTACGCCTACCGGGCCTCGAAGGCGGCGCTGAACCAGGTCCTGCGCACGCTGGCGGTCGAGACCGCGCGCACTCATCCGGAGCTGATCGTGGCGGGGCTTCATCCCGGCACCGTGCAGACGGCCCTGTCGCGGCCGTTCCGCCCCGATCCGGGGCCCGGCCTGTTCCCGCCGCAGGAGAGCGCGGCCCATCTCCTGCGCGTCCTGGACGGGCTGCGGAGCCGGGATTCCGGGGGCGTGTTCGCCTGGGACGGGCAGCCGATCCCGCCCTGA
- a CDS encoding metallophosphoesterase, which yields MFHLIFAAPCAYVIARWLTPLGLPLPAKGVIALLLLLASQFHLWNRLSSGSVFAPEFPRGIVLLFNWAFGAILLLAVLQIALDLGALAVAALHRSFVAIPDGVRFGAAGLAGLLAAIGVAQAVRVPPVRDVEVAIPGLAPAFDGYRLLQLTDLHLGRLFPAPWARAVAARANGAGADLIVVTGDFIDGSVAMRRDDVAPLAGLRAPDGTFAIPGNHEYFFDYPAWMRHLAGLGLTMLPNAHTVLTRGEARLVLAGVTDSSAPTAGEAGPDLAAALEGAPPGAPILLLDHQPRAAKRAAARGVALQLSGHTHGGMILGLDRLVARGNNGFVSGRYEVAGMVLYVGNGTGIWPGFALRLGRPSEMTRFTLRAAPRADDRG from the coding sequence ATCTTCCACCTCATCTTCGCGGCGCCGTGCGCTTACGTGATCGCCCGCTGGCTGACGCCCCTCGGGCTGCCGCTTCCCGCCAAGGGCGTCATCGCCCTGCTGCTGCTCCTCGCCTCGCAGTTCCACCTCTGGAACCGGCTCTCCTCCGGCTCGGTCTTCGCGCCCGAATTCCCCCGCGGGATCGTGCTGCTCTTCAACTGGGCCTTCGGGGCGATCCTGCTGCTCGCCGTGCTCCAGATCGCGCTCGATCTCGGCGCCCTGGCGGTCGCAGCGTTGCACCGGAGCTTCGTGGCCATCCCGGACGGGGTGCGGTTCGGGGCGGCCGGGCTCGCAGGCCTGCTGGCCGCAATCGGCGTCGCCCAGGCCGTGCGGGTGCCGCCGGTCCGGGACGTCGAGGTGGCGATCCCCGGCCTGGCGCCCGCCTTCGACGGTTACCGGCTGCTCCAGCTCACCGACCTGCATCTCGGCCGCCTCTTCCCGGCCCCCTGGGCCCGGGCCGTGGCGGCACGCGCCAACGGGGCGGGCGCCGACCTGATCGTGGTCACCGGCGACTTCATCGACGGCTCGGTGGCGATGCGCCGCGACGACGTGGCGCCGCTCGCCGGCCTGCGGGCGCCGGACGGGACTTTCGCGATCCCCGGCAACCACGAATACTTCTTCGATTACCCGGCCTGGATGCGCCACCTCGCCGGCCTCGGTCTCACGATGCTGCCGAACGCCCATACCGTGCTGACCCGCGGCGAGGCCCGCCTGGTGCTCGCCGGCGTCACCGATTCCTCGGCCCCCACCGCCGGCGAGGCCGGCCCCGACCTCGCGGCGGCGCTCGAGGGCGCTCCCCCCGGCGCGCCGATCCTGCTCCTCGACCACCAGCCGCGGGCCGCGAAGCGGGCGGCGGCCCGGGGCGTCGCGCTCCAGCTCTCCGGCCACACCCATGGCGGCATGATCCTCGGCCTCGACCGGCTGGTGGCGCGGGGCAACAACGGCTTCGTGTCGGGCCGCTACGAGGTCGCCGGCATGGTTCTCTACGTCGGCAACGGCACCGGGATCTGGCCGGGCTTCGCCCTCCGGCTCGGCCGGCCCTCCGAGATGACCCGTTTCACCCTGCGGGCCGCGCCCCGGGCCGACGACCGGGGCTGA
- a CDS encoding LLM class flavin-dependent oxidoreductase: MTQTLQFGLDTFGDVTARNGELLPHGQVIRDVVAQGILADEVGLDFFGIGEHHREDFSVSSPEIVLAAIAARTERIRLGSAVTVLSSDDPVRVYQRFSTLQGLSHGRAEVILGRGSFTESFPLFGYPLDQYETLFEEKLELFAALLAGGKVTWQGTTRAPLDNQSVFPTPETPPTTWIGVGGSPNSVVRAVHHDLPLMLAIIGGEPQRFRPYVDLYQRACAQLGRTVRPIGVHSPGYVGETDAGAREEFFADYKRMRDRIGAERGWPPMTRQEFDREADHGSLYIGGPETVARKIAATVKGLGLGRFQLKYSAGPLPHERLMRSIELYGTKVAPMVREMLG, translated from the coding sequence ATGACACAGACCCTGCAATTCGGCCTCGACACGTTCGGGGATGTCACCGCCCGGAACGGTGAGCTCCTGCCTCACGGCCAGGTGATCCGCGACGTCGTCGCGCAAGGCATCCTGGCCGATGAAGTCGGCCTCGACTTCTTCGGCATCGGCGAGCACCACCGGGAGGACTTTTCCGTCTCCTCGCCCGAGATCGTCCTGGCGGCGATCGCGGCGCGCACCGAGCGCATCCGCCTCGGCTCGGCCGTGACGGTGCTCAGCTCGGACGATCCGGTCCGGGTCTACCAGCGCTTCTCGACCCTGCAGGGGCTGTCGCACGGCCGCGCCGAGGTGATCCTCGGCCGCGGCTCGTTCACCGAATCGTTCCCGCTCTTCGGCTACCCCCTCGACCAGTACGAGACCCTGTTCGAGGAGAAGCTGGAGCTGTTCGCCGCGCTTCTCGCCGGCGGGAAGGTGACCTGGCAGGGCACCACCCGGGCGCCGCTCGACAACCAGTCGGTCTTCCCGACCCCGGAGACGCCGCCTACCACCTGGATCGGCGTCGGCGGCAGCCCGAACTCGGTGGTGCGGGCGGTCCATCACGACCTGCCCTTGATGCTCGCCATCATCGGCGGCGAGCCGCAGCGCTTCCGGCCTTACGTCGATCTCTACCAGCGGGCCTGCGCCCAGCTCGGCCGGACGGTGCGGCCGATCGGCGTCCATTCCCCGGGCTATGTCGGCGAGACCGACGCGGGCGCACGGGAGGAGTTCTTCGCCGATTACAAGCGCATGCGCGACCGCATCGGCGCCGAGCGCGGCTGGCCGCCGATGACGCGCCAGGAATTCGACCGCGAGGCCGATCACGGCTCGCTCTACATCGGCGGGCCGGAGACGGTGGCGCGGAAGATCGCCGCGACGGTGAAGGGGCTCGGCCTCGGCCGGTTCCAGCTCAAGTACAGCGCCGGCCCGCTGCCGCACGAGCGGCTGATGCGCTCGATCGAGCTCTACGGCACCAAGGTGGCGCCGATGGTGCGGGAGATGCTGGGATAG
- the trpS gene encoding tryptophan--tRNA ligase, translated as MPPKPVILTGDRTTGPLHLGHYAGSLRNRVALQHSHRQYLLLADAQALTDNAHDPARIARNVIEVATDYLAVGIDPAVTTICVQSALPALAELTLLYLNFVTVARLERNPTIKDEIQARGFGRDIPAGFLCYPAAQAADITAFRATLVPVGEDQAPLIEQTNEIVRRLNRQVGHDLLPEARSLIPEIGRLPGVDGRAKMSKSGGNALPLSASDSEIAAFVQRMYTDPGHLRASDPGRVEGNVVFTYLDAFDPDRQAVADLKAHYRRGGLGDSVLKDRLTAILRDLLGPIRERRAGIARDPDHVMDVLRTGTARARELTAETRDAVQDALGLFRL; from the coding sequence ATGCCGCCCAAACCCGTCATCCTCACCGGCGACCGCACCACCGGTCCCCTGCATCTCGGCCACTACGCCGGCTCGCTGCGCAACCGCGTGGCGTTGCAGCACAGCCACCGCCAATACCTGCTGCTCGCCGACGCGCAGGCGCTGACCGACAACGCCCACGACCCGGCCCGCATCGCCCGCAACGTGATCGAGGTCGCGACCGACTACCTCGCGGTCGGCATCGATCCGGCGGTCACCACGATCTGCGTGCAATCGGCCCTTCCGGCGCTCGCCGAACTGACCCTGCTCTACCTCAACTTCGTCACGGTGGCCCGGCTGGAACGCAACCCGACGATCAAGGACGAGATCCAGGCCCGCGGCTTCGGCCGCGACATCCCGGCGGGCTTCCTGTGCTACCCCGCCGCCCAGGCCGCCGACATCACGGCGTTCCGGGCCACCCTGGTGCCGGTGGGCGAGGACCAGGCGCCCCTGATCGAGCAGACCAACGAGATCGTCCGCCGCCTCAACCGGCAGGTGGGCCACGACCTCCTGCCCGAGGCTCGGTCGCTGATCCCGGAGATCGGGCGGCTGCCGGGTGTCGACGGACGGGCGAAGATGAGCAAGTCGGGCGGCAACGCCCTGCCGCTCTCGGCCTCCGACTCCGAGATCGCCGCTTTTGTGCAGCGGATGTACACCGATCCCGGCCACTTGCGCGCCTCCGATCCGGGCCGGGTCGAGGGCAACGTGGTCTTCACCTATCTCGACGCCTTCGACCCCGACCGGCAAGCGGTCGCGGACCTGAAGGCCCATTACCGGCGCGGCGGCCTCGGCGATTCCGTGCTCAAGGACCGCCTCACGGCAATCCTGCGCGACCTCCTCGGGCCGATCCGCGAGCGGCGGGCCGGGATCGCCCGCGATCCGGATCATGTCATGGACGTGCTGCGCACCGGCACGGCGCGGGCAAGGGAGCTCACTGCAGAGACCCGGGACGCGGTGCAGGACGCCCTCGGCTTGTTCCGTCTCTGA